From one Suicoccus acidiformans genomic stretch:
- a CDS encoding amidase family protein, translating into MLFKHDATHYGVAIKDGSYSVKLVTEYAFENIHRLNPQLNAVNYIYQDQALARAKRLDKHLATLSSAERRKLSPFFGVPILLKDLGQLWKGSVSSQSSKLFLGKKSTTTDDFIRIASEAGMIFVGRSNTSEFGLKTVSDSLYFGSVRNPHNLAYNPGGSSGGAAASTKSGMVPLAAASDAGGSIRVPASDCGLIGLKPSHGRIAASPQVLRRINGLSGNFFIARSVRDIFNGIQVFQAMPNPSRNTLPIIQEDELKAIDRPLKIAYTTDHPRGQGNSSDAIQAIEMTVQALRNLGHEVEAIALPVDYNELMDYYYMILTVEIGKNILRIKESGQQIQAEDIDPLAWLCYQTGPHIPAFAYSDFVLYQDELIAQMDRFYEQYDVLLTPTTSAVAQRNDALAYSQSLVDRINRASSLPPQTLWELAHEAFDHVYQRTSYCPLMNITGQPAISLPLYENADGLPLGSQFAAKRGQELLLIQLAKQLERHGYLKANCIEL; encoded by the coding sequence ATGTTATTTAAGCATGACGCAACACATTATGGCGTGGCTATTAAAGATGGCTCTTATTCGGTGAAGTTAGTCACCGAGTATGCTTTTGAGAATATTCACCGCTTAAATCCTCAATTGAATGCAGTGAATTATATTTATCAAGACCAAGCTCTTGCACGAGCTAAACGCTTAGATAAACATCTCGCGACACTTTCATCTGCTGAGCGCCGGAAGCTTTCGCCTTTCTTCGGTGTGCCGATTCTACTTAAAGATTTAGGTCAACTGTGGAAGGGGTCGGTCAGTTCTCAAAGTTCCAAACTCTTTCTAGGCAAGAAATCCACCACCACGGATGATTTTATCAGAATCGCTAGTGAAGCAGGCATGATTTTCGTTGGTCGGTCTAATACGTCAGAATTTGGTTTGAAAACCGTCTCCGATTCTCTGTATTTCGGCTCAGTCAGAAACCCGCATAACTTAGCCTATAATCCAGGAGGTTCTTCAGGTGGCGCGGCTGCTTCGACTAAATCAGGCATGGTCCCTTTAGCGGCAGCCTCAGACGCAGGAGGTTCAATCCGGGTACCCGCCTCAGACTGTGGATTAATTGGTCTCAAGCCCAGCCATGGTCGCATTGCTGCAAGTCCTCAAGTATTGCGTCGGATAAATGGCTTATCGGGGAATTTCTTTATCGCTCGTTCGGTTCGGGATATCTTCAATGGTATTCAAGTTTTCCAAGCGATGCCAAATCCTAGTCGCAATACCTTACCCATCATTCAAGAAGATGAATTAAAGGCTATCGATAGGCCCTTAAAGATTGCCTACACCACTGACCATCCGCGAGGACAGGGAAACAGTTCCGATGCTATACAGGCTATTGAAATGACGGTTCAGGCTTTGAGAAATTTAGGCCATGAAGTCGAAGCTATCGCTTTACCGGTTGATTATAATGAATTGATGGATTACTATTATATGATTCTAACCGTTGAAATTGGCAAGAATATTCTGCGTATTAAAGAATCTGGCCAGCAAATTCAAGCCGAAGATATCGACCCACTTGCCTGGCTATGTTACCAAACCGGGCCACACATTCCAGCCTTTGCGTATTCAGATTTCGTCTTATATCAAGACGAATTAATCGCTCAAATGGACCGCTTTTACGAACAGTATGATGTTCTCTTGACACCAACAACATCAGCTGTGGCCCAGAGGAACGATGCCCTCGCCTATAGCCAATCATTGGTAGATCGGATAAATCGCGCTTCGTCCCTACCGCCACAAACCCTGTGGGAATTAGCCCATGAAGCCTTTGATCACGTATATCAGCGAACCTCTTACTGCCCCTTAATGAATATTACCGGCCAGCCCGCTATTTCCTTGCCCCTTTACGAGAATGCGGACGGCTTGCCATTAGGTTCCCAATTTGCTGCCAAGCGAGGTCAGGAATTGCTCCTCATCCAATTAGCAAAGCAACTCGAAAGACATGGCTATCTAAAGGCAAACTGCATCGAACTATAA
- a CDS encoding mechanosensitive ion channel, which produces MVLAYPILGPIIPFVALAAKYLIVDMVAYFYVSIRYPFYIGDLIDSNGITSRVIDMDILEFNRDELGDLVETLSPTGCYVSMLNRFIFSSTVYNYTPEDSFVMQEVDILASFEVNREEALRIAGKVAHEKYT; this is translated from the coding sequence TTGGTTCTCGCATACCCGATACTTGGGCCTATTATTCCCTTTGTGGCCTTAGCTGCTAAGTATTTAATTGTGGATATGGTAGCTTATTTCTATGTCAGTATTCGTTATCCCTTCTATATTGGTGATTTAATTGATTCGAATGGGATTACCAGCAGAGTCATTGATATGGATATTCTTGAGTTTAACCGTGACGAATTAGGAGATCTGGTTGAGACTTTGTCTCCAACAGGGTGTTACGTTTCTATGCTAAATCGCTTTATTTTCTCATCAACCGTGTATAATTATACGCCTGAAGATTCTTTTGTGATGCAAGAGGTAGATATTCTGGCCAGCTTTGAAGTTAATCGAGAAGAAGCACTGAGAATAGCAGGGAAGGTTGCTCATGAGAAATATACGTAA
- a CDS encoding PfkB family carbohydrate kinase — protein sequence MQARTLVIGAAVIDIIVNIDRLPKTGDDIYGELEEVLVGGCGYNVQRLLTQAAVAHDFFCPIGEGPYADIIRNQFQKEAIQILVEDERMDNGWNIAFVEADGERTFLSVPGVETHWQADWQAYIPQVVYDYIYLSGYELEGESGWVILDWVTQMPDATIIFDPSPRADFLNRELLQQIYALSPIIHANQAELFALSQQDTYDAAVNDLYSYTQNDIITTMGGQGARYYDGVTMTEVPAEASQVVDTIGAGDAHTAGFIIGKSRGLSSLAATKLGNQVAGQVVAQRGASLAQLHLNE from the coding sequence ATGCAAGCTAGAACCCTAGTAATTGGTGCAGCCGTCATAGACATCATTGTCAATATCGACCGCTTGCCAAAGACAGGCGATGATATTTACGGAGAACTCGAAGAAGTACTGGTCGGAGGTTGCGGGTATAATGTTCAGCGCCTTTTGACCCAAGCGGCGGTTGCCCATGATTTCTTCTGTCCTATTGGAGAAGGACCTTATGCCGATATAATTCGTAACCAGTTCCAAAAAGAAGCCATACAAATACTGGTCGAAGATGAGCGGATGGATAACGGTTGGAACATTGCCTTTGTTGAAGCTGATGGCGAGCGAACCTTCCTATCCGTGCCCGGAGTGGAAACGCATTGGCAAGCCGACTGGCAGGCCTATATTCCACAAGTTGTCTATGATTACATCTATCTATCCGGTTATGAATTGGAAGGTGAATCCGGCTGGGTCATTCTCGATTGGGTGACGCAAATGCCGGACGCTACCATTATCTTTGATCCCAGTCCAAGAGCAGACTTTTTGAACCGAGAATTATTACAACAAATTTACGCACTCTCGCCGATTATTCACGCCAACCAAGCCGAATTATTCGCCTTGTCTCAGCAAGACACCTATGATGCAGCGGTTAATGACTTGTACTCATACACACAAAATGACATCATAACTACAATGGGCGGCCAAGGAGCCCGCTATTATGATGGCGTTACGATGACGGAAGTTCCAGCTGAGGCAAGCCAAGTTGTCGATACAATTGGAGCGGGCGATGCCCACACAGCAGGCTTTATCATCGGCAAATCAAGAGGCTTGTCATCCTTAGCAGCAACAAAGTTAGGCAATCAGGTAGCTGGACAAGTGGTAGCCCAAAGAGGCGCTAGTTTAGCACAGTTACATCTGAATGAATGA
- a CDS encoding purine-cytosine permease family protein, translating to MNNEIQVPDNQRRSTPRDLFFIWFANNIGILGIVMGTMIVGYELNFYQSLMVAALGAGSFALVGWIGVIGQKTGITTFVLSRAPFGIKGNIIPNFVAWLNLIGWLAVNIVTGTLILNVFFQNLLGIEGTFVTLFSLAIFVALVLLSGRIDANRLAKVQTILTYVFGALTLLVLWVLLRDANWGELLARPAGGWASGFWPAVSIIAAGTGINWAIAGADYGAYQKQTAAHSSVFWSTTIGAFIPLFVILTAGIILGNMHPAFITAANPMLDIHAALPSGLGLVYLLTAVGGLIPQCIVSLQSANMNLASLNIHMSQKTSMLLHGLLMVTIALYVLFFSASFLSIFETFLGLLGILLAAWAAVFLVDYLINRRQKGYNLELLKVKGPNQANWPAISSWLVGVGTGFLFTNNQFFTGPFATGLFADNSLGVLLAMIVSATLMWLTSTVRRGHHAS from the coding sequence ATGAATAATGAAATACAGGTTCCTGATAACCAAAGACGCTCGACTCCGCGTGATTTATTCTTTATTTGGTTTGCGAATAATATTGGCATTCTTGGGATTGTTATGGGGACAATGATTGTTGGCTACGAACTAAATTTCTATCAATCACTTATGGTTGCAGCCCTAGGGGCCGGATCCTTTGCCTTGGTTGGATGGATAGGTGTCATTGGCCAAAAGACCGGAATTACGACCTTTGTCCTGTCACGAGCACCTTTTGGTATCAAAGGGAATATTATTCCTAATTTTGTCGCTTGGTTAAATTTAATTGGTTGGTTAGCGGTGAATATTGTCACGGGAACCCTTATTTTGAATGTGTTTTTCCAGAATTTACTAGGGATTGAAGGGACGTTTGTGACACTATTTTCTCTAGCTATTTTTGTCGCCTTGGTTTTATTGTCTGGACGGATTGATGCTAACCGATTGGCGAAAGTTCAGACCATCCTGACGTATGTCTTTGGTGCCTTAACCCTCTTGGTCTTATGGGTGCTTCTTAGGGATGCGAATTGGGGTGAGCTACTTGCCAGGCCTGCAGGGGGCTGGGCATCAGGCTTCTGGCCTGCTGTGTCGATTATCGCAGCTGGAACGGGAATCAATTGGGCCATTGCCGGTGCAGATTATGGCGCCTATCAAAAGCAGACAGCAGCCCATTCGAGCGTTTTTTGGAGCACGACGATCGGTGCCTTTATTCCGCTTTTTGTTATTTTGACAGCGGGGATTATACTGGGTAATATGCATCCAGCTTTTATTACGGCGGCTAATCCTATGTTAGATATCCATGCAGCTTTACCCAGTGGACTCGGCCTAGTATACCTTCTGACGGCTGTGGGCGGACTCATTCCCCAATGTATTGTCAGCCTGCAATCAGCCAATATGAACCTCGCATCCTTGAATATTCACATGAGCCAAAAAACTTCGATGCTCCTGCACGGACTCTTGATGGTGACCATTGCTTTATACGTGCTCTTCTTTTCTGCCTCATTTCTCAGTATCTTTGAAACCTTTCTCGGCCTGCTAGGCATTCTACTAGCTGCTTGGGCGGCAGTCTTTCTCGTAGATTACCTAATCAATCGCCGGCAAAAAGGGTACAATCTTGAACTACTTAAAGTAAAGGGACCGAATCAAGCTAATTGGCCCGCCATCAGCAGCTGGCTTGTCGGGGTAGGAACTGGCTTTCTCTTTACGAATAATCAGTTCTTTACCGGGCCTTTTGCGACAGGTCTTTTCGCCGATAATTCCTTGGGAGTACTGCTAGCGATGATAGTTAGCGCCACTTTGATGTGGCTGACGTCAACTGTGAGGAGGGGACATCATGCAAGCTAG
- a CDS encoding ADP-ribosylglycohydrolase family protein — protein sequence MDQTLQVIRGTLYGQAIGDAFGMPGELWSRAKIQDYFGEINDFLDGPESNEVAKNFTKGQFTDDTATALVILDSLIATDFQPKQADIAEKLIQWGEVNQAFEKEIFGPSTKAALLGMRAGKCREELGVITNQAITNGSAMRISPIGLLFTPDEATALIDYVTEITATTHSSDVAIAGAVVVAGAVSYFTQGRDWADMLEFVYHLHDLALSKGAETYQASIKERIKLGINLAHRFQNADQLFLQAVYDLLGTTTLITESVPAALAIAYYAQDVTHCAKLCANLGGDTDTIGCMACAICGAYQGFDQIDSAWVELIDEANAVNLENYAQAIYTRFKEEGKLYE from the coding sequence TTGGATCAAACGTTGCAAGTGATACGAGGCACCTTATATGGCCAAGCGATTGGTGACGCTTTTGGGATGCCGGGAGAGCTTTGGTCGCGGGCGAAGATTCAGGACTATTTCGGGGAGATTAATGATTTTCTGGATGGACCAGAAAGCAATGAGGTGGCGAAGAATTTCACCAAGGGTCAGTTTACGGACGATACAGCGACGGCCTTGGTAATACTTGATTCACTTATTGCGACGGATTTTCAACCGAAGCAAGCAGATATTGCTGAGAAATTAATTCAATGGGGTGAGGTGAATCAAGCTTTTGAGAAGGAAATATTCGGTCCGTCGACGAAGGCAGCGCTGTTAGGGATGCGAGCAGGCAAATGTCGCGAAGAGCTTGGTGTAATTACCAATCAAGCTATTACCAATGGTTCTGCGATGCGCATTTCACCGATTGGTTTGTTATTCACGCCGGATGAAGCAACAGCTCTCATTGACTATGTGACAGAAATTACGGCCACAACTCACTCGTCTGATGTTGCGATTGCGGGTGCGGTTGTTGTAGCTGGTGCTGTGAGCTATTTTACCCAAGGGCGAGACTGGGCGGATATGCTGGAGTTTGTCTATCATCTGCATGATTTGGCCTTAAGCAAAGGGGCAGAGACTTATCAAGCGTCTATTAAAGAACGCATCAAACTAGGCATCAACTTAGCCCACCGCTTCCAAAATGCGGACCAACTCTTTTTGCAAGCTGTGTATGACTTATTAGGGACGACGACTTTGATTACGGAATCAGTTCCGGCAGCTTTAGCTATTGCTTACTATGCTCAGGACGTAACTCATTGTGCGAAATTATGTGCGAATCTCGGTGGGGATACGGATACCATTGGTTGCATGGCCTGTGCTATTTGTGGAGCTTACCAGGGCTTTGACCAGATTGACTCAGCCTGGGTAGAGTTGATTGATGAGGCGAATGCGGTTAACTTAGAAAACTATGCTCAAGCAATATATACACGTTTTAAGGAAGAAGGTAAGTTATATGAATAA